Genomic DNA from Nonomuraea rubra:
CTTCCGTTCTCAGGGGTCGCGCACGTCGGCGTGCTGCCCGCTGCTCGGATCGCCGGTCTGTCGAAGCTGGCCCGGGCCGTGGAGGCCTTCGCGGCGCGCATGCAGGTACAGGAGGAGCTCGGTCAGCAGATCGCGGCTTTCCTGGAGGAGCGGCTGGAATGCCGCGGGGTGGGTGTCGTCCTGGCGGCCGAGCATCTGTGCATGACCAGGCGCGGAGTTCGTGCTCAGGGTGCTGAGACGGTCACGATCGCCTGCCGAGGTGATCTGCGGGACGATCCCGGCGCTCGCGCGGAGTTCCTGCAACTCGCCGCACCACAGACGCGGAGAGCCGCATGACCTTCCGTATCGGCAAGCGATTCACCTTCGAGGCCGCCCACCAGCTGGCCGGCCTGCCCGAGGGACACAAGTGCGGCCGCCTGCATGGCCACTCCTACACCGTCGAGGTGGTGGTGACGGCCACCGAGCTGACCGGTCCCGGCTTCGTCG
This window encodes:
- the folE gene encoding GTP cyclohydrolase I encodes the protein MLIAHPENHRLPATFIPGSPGIDVAAAEQAAAALLTAIGVSDGSEAADRTPARMVAGLAELLNCPAWEFTTFPNREGQHELVLARDVPFTSLCAHHLLPFSGVAHVGVLPAARIAGLSKLARAVEAFAARMQVQEELGQQIAAFLEERLECRGVGVVLAAEHLCMTRRGVRAQGAETVTIACRGDLRDDPGARAEFLQLAAPQTRRAA